The genomic interval TTATTCAACTCCAGTTTCTTGATTGTTCATTTTCTGTCCATAGAAGTTCATCACCAAGAAAATATCATGCatcttttgaatttaaaaaggaagaagatgaagaagaaaataactTAAACAACTTTTAGACATTTTAGATGTTATTCAATGACTAGTGAGAGAGAATAAAATACATGTTTCATCATTAAacagtgatatatatatatatatatatatatatatatatatatatatatatatatatatatatatatgattaatttgaaaagaaagtaaaaacaaagaaagaaataagaTTAGTTTATATGTTGTGTTCTAAGGAACGAAGTACTTAAAAATCTTTGTGGTTATACTTGGTGTTGGAAGTTATTGATTAGATATGAAATCAATTCATAGTATAGAAGTGGGTGTAAACCTCACTTACATGCCGATTTAGCGgagttgaattagatttaaagtccacttctaataatgtatcaaaatcatcattgttcttattatatgttaaatacaTCACAAATTGTCTAATTTATCCATCAGacatgagtttttttttcttttttcttttttttttataataatgagattataaaattaagggttaaatatgtttttagtccctatactttagggcgattttggttttagtccatcgtacaatttagtccttcaactttagaaaactctggttttagtcctttttaccaaatttttttaacgttatttgctatttcaaacgcgtttctcagttaacattgaagcaaaaatatgtcaaacagtgtaaacaatccaaatgctataatgaaacgtgcttgaaacagcaaataaagttaaaaaaatttggtaaaaaaaactaaaaccagagttttctaaaattgaaggactaaattgtaccttaatttgaaagatggactaaaaccaaaattgccccaaAATATAgtaactaaaaacatatttaaccctaaaattaaattaagtgaattacattaaaaataatgaacaatGTAGATTATCTATCATTTCTAATAtagataaattctttaaattttgacataaaattaaaatttatttttatcttaaataatttaatttaattttcaaactttttgagctgcttaataatatttaagatttaaattattttcattgtttgagagttcaaatttaatatgaaacattatttaacatataaaaatgttaaactatatctttcatttttaaaattcgaaaattaaaatatatcaaaatttaaaataaaataaattttaattttttatgaaagtttaaaacttcaaacatatttaaccttttctaaaagtaaaataggAAATTAAGATATATGAAAGTgctaaaatatcaatttttgcTGGTTGTATTACTAACATTAGAGTGATTGAGTGCATATGAATTGTGCAGAAAACTACAAAAATGAATGAATCAGAATTCATTGAACAATCATGTTTCACACAATGCTACACTCTAccaaatttacattaatgtgAAGTCAAAGCATATGTTAATGAAATATGCattcataattattaatattctcTTTAAAGCATATGTTTGGTCAGCTAATGTGAATTGAAAACctctttttattactttaatgcAGTTATTAATGTGAAATAATGTTTTTCCAAGACATTAATGGAATATTTTAGTGTTTGATTTAGCTGTCGATTGATTTAGATGCTTTAATATACACTTTTTCTATGCTACAggattattataaattaaagccACTCTATTGTGATTAAAACTACTATTTATTTCAAAGCACATGCTgctaattaagaataaattaatattcattgatgaatattttaattaaatgagtATTTAACTGTTAACTCTAATTGATAGTTGAGTTGACATttgcaaatatatataatggatCTCATGATTTAAAAGATACGTAAGCAAATGTTAATGATGctaaattctaattaattatgtgATTACCATTTTAAGAatatactaaataataatatatctctTCGCACTATccatttaaatttatcatatattacattttttttttattttataaactattttaaaactttatctactataattttcaattgattgagaatattattttttatggttttagttcatgaaaattaaaaaatgatccAATACAGGTTCTTTGTTTGacgtataaaaaattatttatttttcttacatattatattaacaagttatatatatttatctttcaCAACACTTTtacttcttattttttattttaaaaagtcatGATGATTGATGAAATGCCATATGGTCCACTTCCTTaattattttccaaattaattaatgtgtttaCAATATTTCCAGAATCCCACAATTCTATTAAGAATGATCCGTTCACACTTATTACTTAATTGTTTATTaagaataattgattttttagtaaaaaatacttttattttatagagCTAATTactatctctttttttttcaactgtAGACTATCGTGTTAATCACGTTAGCATCTcagttatatataaaattaaatatatatatatatatatatatatatatatatatatatatatatatatatatatattagaaaaagcTAAAATAActgtagaatttttttttcattacttttaaaaatgcaCTATTTTATTCAACTCTTTTgtctgttatttttctttttaNaaaatacttttattttatagagCTAATTactatctctttttttttcaactgtAGACTATCGTGTTAATCACGTTAGCATCTcagttatatataaatttatatatatatatatatatatatatatatatatatatatatatatatatatatatatcttagaAAAAGCTAAAATAActgtagaatttttttttcattacttttaaaaatgcaCTATTTTATTCAACTCTTTTgtctgttatttttctttttatttattttttcctcaaTAGTAGAAAGCATGACTCATTGCTTGATCGATCTTATTGAAAACTTTTACATTAATTGACAATGTAAATCAtgcataacataatttattattgtaaattaaattctatCATGGCTTCTCTTTATGGTGTATTGATCTTTGCAATTCATGGCATTCCTTCCTCAGTTGTTTTCCATACCTCTTGTGATTCCTTAATTGGCTACCTTTACCCATCAACTTTGTCACAATGAATTTGTAGCCACAAAAAAGAACATGGGTTTTTCCGTTAGTTGAATTCTCGAGTTTATGACTCGGAagtcaagaaaaataatttttttacatatttaaatcttttagattcatttgatattatttttatttattttttattttttttaaaaaaaatacaaaactttatatttttagaatattttatttttgtattatgtgttaaatgaatgttGTAAAATTGTGTAATGATAATGGAGAATGTGACTGCTTGAGTTCCAGATAAAGAGgttctttttcttctgaaaaGATAAGGGTATATCACGTGCTTTTCACTTTCTTTGCACAATTGCACTTCGTGAACAATAAGAAAGTTCAAAGCCAAAGGTACCCTTTAAAAACAAAAGCCTTGTGACAACTTTCTATATTCCTCTTTTAACGGTCAACTAACACAAACTGTATATACCTGTTTTTGTCTCATTTTGTTTGGTGTTTATTTTTCCcttatttagtatttattttaagacTCAGATTAATAACCCTTTACTCTAATTAACaccttttaaacttttattaaaaaaatgtaatgtaaaatttattgcTTGGATTGGATGTATATTAAAAGCATGACATTATTTCCACCATTAATTCTCTCACAAACACTTGAATGCAGATAGCAGAGATCAGTTTCTGCTTGATTATATTTTACAGCATCTCAGATGGGATACTTATCACAACCATCAGAACATTCAAACATGAAACCAATCTCACTTGCAAAGATGGACGACAATGAAGAATTATGTTCTTATGCTTCCTGGCTAGTAAGCTTAAGACTTTCATTTTCATACCAGTAAAATTTACTCAATACTTAGTGATGTATGCTTAGGGTGGTTAAACTTATTCACATATTCTGTAACTTAAACATACATGGTGTATCTGCAAGATTTCAACCAATTATGCTTTGGTGTACCATGATCTATCTGAATGGCTCAATAATGCTGgcattgatttatatatatggACCTCCTTTTCTGGTTCttgttcttaattattattattgtatggCTCAAAGGAAAAGCATCCTTCTGTCTTGGACAATTTTGATAAAGTGATGAGCGTTGCTGAAGGGAAAGAGATTGTTGTGTTTTTGGACTATGATGGAACACTCTCACCGATTGTAGATGACCCTGATAAAGCTTACATGAGTGATGCTGTAAGTGCTTTGCATAGGACAATCAACaccaaaagaaaaacttgtgGTGGCTTTTTGAGTCTCTGTAgttttggtttttctctgttGCTTTCATTTTCTCAGAACTTAGTTGTCAATGCGGTATGGTTGCAATTTGCAGATGCGTGCAGCTGTACGTGAAGTTGCTTATTGTTTTCCCACAGCCATTGTTAGTGGAAGGCGTAAGGATAAGGTAATCCACTCACTCAACAGAACAGTGCACTATGCAGACATGAGACAACATCCTTTTTTTGAGGATGCATTGTTTTTCAGTGCCTTTATTTTCCTCTTGACATGCAGGTGTATGAATTTGTGAAGTTAAGGAATGTTTACTATGCTGGAAGTCATGGTATGGATATATCAACTCCATCAGGGTCTTCAAAATGTGAAGATCAGAGGCATCAGATAAAGGGTGTTGATGAAAAGGTTTTTACATATATGTCTGTCTTCTCTCTGTACAATAGTCGTGTTGTGCCAACTGTTTGGACAAAACCACACCACagttaaaaaagataatgaCAGTTAATGATGCTTGTGACAATTTGATTTCGTCATTCATGTCTCATACTGTGTTACCTTTGTAGGGTAATCATGTTGTTCACTTTCATCCCGCAAAAGATTTTTTGCCAACCATTCAAGAGGTAATAAACAATCATGTCTATAGTAGTTTGCATTCAGAGTTAAATATGAACAACTTCTCAATAAATATTccataagaaaaaataaaatgagagttTATTTCCAATATACAGCCAATTTAGAGGGTCTCttaatcataaatcatcattaatatcaattttaaaatagttattacaaGATCAGTGTAAAATATACATAgactattaaattattaattaaagaagGAAAATAAGTCAAAcgtttttacataaaaatttgttcaaattttttcCATGAATAAACATTAATGAAGTGTGACAGTTGAAATACTCTTACAAAATTTATACTGTAGCTTAAATCTCTCTGTTGCACATGTGAAGAGAATTGAATGTccattaaattttcttttgctCATGCAGATAATTaaggttttgaaagaaaacacAAGAAGAATAAAGGGCTCTATGATTGAGGATAACATGTTCTGTGTCACTGTACACTACCGGTGTGTGAAAAATGAAGAGGTATTATGACAAACACAAGATAGACATATCTAATGTAAAATCATGAGGCTGATAAAAAAAGCTTATGCAATTGTGTTGATTCAAAAAATTGTAGGATATTAGTGTTCTGAGAGAAATGGTGGAGTCCACAATGAAATCTTACCCCAATTTCCACATATCAAGTGGAAGAAAGGTACCAAAAAAAGATTGCCATTGATGAATACAAAAATGTTGGATTCTTAAACTTGAGCTTTTCATCTTTGATCAGGTTATGGAGATACGTCCGAATGTAAACTGGGACAAAGGGTGTGCTCTTATGTATTTGCTTGACACTCTTGGCTTTGACAACTTCAACAATGTTCTTCCTATCTACCTCGGTGATGATAGAACTGATGAAGATGCTTTTAAGGTACGGTTTCATAAAACATAAGCCTCGTGTGTAGAGTTTTATACCTCCATTTCTAtaaggaaaaagtcttt from Vigna radiata var. radiata cultivar VC1973A chromosome 9, Vradiata_ver6, whole genome shotgun sequence carries:
- the LOC106773127 gene encoding probable trehalose-phosphate phosphatase 3; this translates as MGYLSQPSEHSNMKPISLAKMDDNEELCSYASWLEKHPSVLDNFDKVMSVAEGKEIVVFLDYDGTLSPIVDDPDKAYMSDAMRAAVREVAYCFPTAIVSGRRKDKVYEFVKLRNVYYAGSHGMDISTPSGSSKCEDQRHQIKGVDEKGNHVVHFHPAKDFLPTIQEIIKVLKENTRRIKGSMIEDNMFCVTVHYRCVKNEEDISVLREMVESTMKSYPNFHISSGRKVMEIRPNVNWDKGCALMYLLDTLGFDNFNNVLPIYLGDDRTDEDAFKVIRHIGQGFPIVVSSIAKKTQASYSLRDPSDVLAFLIRLARWKKNMLQKLK